The Synergistales bacterium region TCAATAAAAAAAATATCGACATTCGAAACCTTAACCGGAATAACTCTTGATACGCAGGAGCGTAAAGTACTGGAGGAGACAATTGAAAAGTTTCCCCTAAGCATTACCCCGTATTACCTCAGCTTAATCGAAACCAAGGACTACAAGAATGACCCCATTTTTCTTCAGTCCTTTGCCGATCCTCGGGAATTAATTGTCCAGGATTGGGAGAAGTCCGATCCCCTCTCTGAAGATAAGGACAGTCCCGTACCGGGAATTACCCATCGATACCCGGACAGAGTTCTGTTTCATGTAAGTAATGTCTGTTCTATGTACTGTCGCCATTGTACCCGTAAACGCAAAGTTGGTGATAATGATTACATTCCGGCTAAAGATCAGGTGCAGCAGGGATTGGATTACATTAGGTCCACCCCAAAAGTCCGGGATGTATTGCTTTCCGGGGGTGACCCGTTTATGTTGAGTGATGAGTATCTGGACTGGATACTCACCGAGTTGAGAAAGATTGAACATGTAGAGGTTATTCGGATTGGCTCCCGTATGCCCGTCGTACTGCCCTACCGCATTACCGATGAATTGGTGGCAATGTTAAAAAAACACCACCCGGTCTGGGTGAATACCCATTTCAACCATCCCCGTGAGCTTACCAGCAGTACCCGTAAGGCCTTGAGCAAAATGGCGGATGCCGGTATTCCCTTAGGCAACCAAAGTGTGCTCTTGGCCGGGGTAAATGACTGTCCCCGATTGATGAAGAGCCTGGTACAGAAGCTGGTGTTTAACCGTGTGCGTCCGTACTATCTTTATCAGTGTGATTTGTCGGAAGGATTAAGCCATTTTCGCACACCCGTGGGCAAGGGAATTGAAATTATGGAGAGTTTGATCGGCCACACCAGCGGCTTTTCCGTACCCACCTATGTAATAGATGCACCGGGTGGTGGAGGGAAGATCCCGGTAATGCCGAATTACCTGTTGTCCTGGTCGCCGCATAAGGTGATCCTGCGTAACTTTGAAGGGGTTATTACCACTTATCAGGAGCCCCATAGCTATGACGATCCGGGTTGCGACGGTAACTGTGAAGCTTGTGATCTGCAGCTGAAATTTGATGATGCGAATGAATATAACTCGGTGGGAATTTGGAAGCTGTTATCCAACTGGGATGAGACCTATTCTCTCACCCCGGAGAACAACGAGCGAATGGAACGGCGGGAAGAGACAACAAATGGAGTGGGATAAGATAGAAGAATATGAGGGGGCCGAGATCCAGCACGGTCCCAATAACAACCGTACCTACCTTATGAACCTTGGGGATGCGGATCCTGTGGGGGTCGTAGAATATCTGCATGAGCTGTGTGTGCAAAAGAGCTACAGCAAGGCCTTCGCAAAGGTTCCTAGTGTAAAGGCTGTGTGCTTTCTGGCCGCGGGGTGGAATATTGAGGCCATGGTGCCCGGGCTGTTTAACGGTGTGTTAGACGGGCTGTTTCTGGGCCGCTATTACGACCCTGCCCGCCGGGAAGTAGAACCGGGGCATTTTGAAGCCCTGTGCAGCATGATGACTTCGCTTAGTCCGCAGGCGCCGCAACCCCTTCCTGAGTCGCTGTTTACGAGAGTCTGCACGCCCGAGGATACCCTTAAAATGTCAGTGTTGTACAGCGAGGTCTTCGAACGGTACCCCTTTCCAATCCATGAACCGGACTATCTGCGCTCTACTATGGATGCGCAGGTGGAGTATTTTGGAGTGTGGGAGGGCGAGAACCTGGTTGCCCTTTCATCTTCTGAGAAGAACCTTGAGCACAGTTATGCCGAGATGACCGATTTTGCAGTTTCGCCGGATTACCGCGGGTTAGGCTTGGGCCTGCTGTTGTTGACTAATATGGATACTGCCATGTCCGAACAGGGAATAAAAACTGTTTACACAATTGCGCGCATGCGTTCGAAGGGTATGAATGCCACCTTTCTCAAGGCCGGGTATCACTACAGCGGGACTCTCTTCAGAAATACCTTCATCTCCGAGGGGCTGGAGAGCATGAACGTGTATTATAAGAAGCTGCAGTAGCAGCCCTGCAATTGCTGCCGCTATCGCCAAAGGAAGTTTAGGGTTCTGCCGGCTGGAGAAGCTCGTAATACCGGGATATCTTCTCTTCCAGCTGATCAATACTGAAATGACGGGCAAAACGAACCGTCTCTTTTCCCTGCACAAACAGTATCACCGCAGGAATGGTGAACACCGTATAGTGTCCCGCCGCCTCGGGGTGCTGCTCCAGGTCAACAAACCAGCCGTCAACGCCCGGGTACTCATTTAGAAGTGCCTCTACCCGGGGACGAAGCGCACCGCAGACACCGCAGTCAGGCCGCGAAAAATATATGCATACCATTTCACTCTGTTGCGGAAGATCGGCCGCTTCACCAGTAGTAAATTCTTTCATTTCCTTCATTTAGCTAATATAATCAAAATTATATGTTTGGTCAAAACAAAAACGTCAAACCTCAATAAAATAGCGTGCCGGGGCCTGGGGTAAAAAGTAGACCCTTACGTTCTGCAGGTTAAGTGTTTCTCCAGCGGAAAGGGGGTAAGGCTCGCTATAAAAATTGAGGACCTCGGAACCGTTCAAGGGCTTCCAGGAACAGTGGATGCGAATTGCCCGTATTTTTATTACCCATAATAGCTTTACAGAGGTGCGATCAATTTCTGTGGTAAATGGTGCTATTTTTCTCCCGTTGTCCCTAATGAAACGCTCCTTGGCATGTTGAAAGAATGAGCGGATAAAGAGGCGAAACCCCAAACCGCCAATCAATATGCCGAAAAAAATGAAGTACTCCGGCTTCATCGGCGGGGGTGTCTGCAGGCTTATTTCATCCGGCGAGTAGGGGTTATAGTGCACTATAAGTCTATCCCCTTCCACTACCACAGACTCGCTCTGCACCATCCCTCGAGCGACACGAGTCGTGGAGTCCGGCAGTGCATACTCAATACTCACCTCGTAGTGTTTCGGTCCAACGCTCTTTGATGCCTGCACATAGCCATGTGTGCGGTGGTAATACGCTTCAGGCGCGTGCACCGACTGCATCATCAGCACGCTCAAACCAATTAGAATAGCTCCCACACATAGCAGAAGCGTATAAATTAAACGCATTACACCTTCGGGAATCATATTTGACCACATTATCCGTTAAGTATAAGAAGCTTTTTTTAGTAAATACAAGCCCCAAATACATATCATAAAAAACCGCAACGCTTTTTTGATTTTAGGTAAAGTTTTTTTTATACTGAATATAGAAGTAAAAAGAGAAAGGAGTAAAGCATGGATCTGAAAGAAGCATTTGAAACAGCAATTAAAGGCGAAATTGAGGGGCGTGAGCTTTATAAGGCTGCGGCGGACAAAACGGACGATAAAAAGGCCAGAGACGTATTTAAGATGCTGGCTGATGAAGAACAAACTCACTTGGATACCCTGGTAAAACTGGCCACTGAGTATTCAGAGGGTCGTGATGTAACGGTTCCGGACCTCCCCAAGCCAAGCACCTTTGAAGATGCCGAGAGTCCCATTTTTACACGAGAGTTTAAAGATAAGGTGAGTGATAAGCATTTCGAGATGGCCAGCCTTTCGATTGGTATTAAACTGGAGTTGGAATCTGAGAAGTTTTATAAGGAAATGGCCCAGGCATCTGATCAGGATAAGTTAAAAGAGTTTTTTAACTATCTGGCCGATTGGGAACGGGGGCACTACGACTACCTGCAGAAACAGATTGGTTTTCTGGACAGTTACTATAAAAATAAATACAGCTTTTTTCGATTCTAAAGAGCAGCTTAGAATAAACCGCCACCGGCGTCCTCAAAGATCTTTGATGTGGGAGGACGCTGTAGTTTTTATCAAAGCTGATATATTACTTACAAGTTTACTAATAAATATATTTACTCTAATAAATTATATCGCTCCAAGATTCGAAAAAAGACTTGACTTAAGCGACCACCCGTATTTTAATAAACATATCTATTTTACGGGAGGTTTATTGTATGACTACTCTCATTGTTGTAGTCGGTTTAGCTGTGTATGTTCTTTTGTATCTTACCTATGGTAAGAAACTCGAAAAGAACGTAGTAAAAGCTACTGATGATGAGACTCCGTCGCAGCGTATGTACGACGGGGTGGATTATGTTCCTGCAAAGGCGCCGGTTCTATTCGGGCACCACTTCGCCTCCATCGCCGGTGCCGCACCAATCGTTGGTCCGGTTCTTGCAATGGCTTGGGGATGGGTACCAGGACTCCTGTGGGTCTGGTTTGGAAACATCTTTATAGGTGCGGTACACGATTATCTGGCCTTAATGGCCTCGGTTCGTTATGACGGACGGTCGGTACAGTTCGTAGCCTCTGATGTTATCGCAAAGCGTACAGGAAAAACCTTTTATTGGCTGGTATTCTTCCTACTGATTCTGGTTATCGGTGCCTTTGGTGCGGTTCTGGGTAATATGTTTATTGCCAACGGCCAGGTACCCAGTGCGTACATCCTGAAACTGGTTGCCGCCCTCATCTTGGGGGTTCTGCTGTATCGAGTAAAGATGAACTTTACCGCTGCAACCGTTATCGGTATCATTATGCTGATTCTGGCAATTATCGGAGGACACCAGTTCCCGATAAATGCTAGTCGAGATGTCTGGATGCTGGTAATGTTTTTCTACATTATTATTGCATCGGCAGTACCGGTAAATATCCTGCTGCAGCCTCGTGACTACCTCAACTCATGGCTGTTGT contains the following coding sequences:
- a CDS encoding thioredoxin family protein; amino-acid sequence: MKEFTTGEAADLPQQSEMVCIYFSRPDCGVCGALRPRVEALLNEYPGVDGWFVDLEQHPEAAGHYTVFTIPAVILFVQGKETVRFARHFSIDQLEEKISRYYELLQPAEP
- the ablB gene encoding putative beta-lysine N-acetyltransferase; the encoded protein is MEWDKIEEYEGAEIQHGPNNNRTYLMNLGDADPVGVVEYLHELCVQKSYSKAFAKVPSVKAVCFLAAGWNIEAMVPGLFNGVLDGLFLGRYYDPARREVEPGHFEALCSMMTSLSPQAPQPLPESLFTRVCTPEDTLKMSVLYSEVFERYPFPIHEPDYLRSTMDAQVEYFGVWEGENLVALSSSEKNLEHSYAEMTDFAVSPDYRGLGLGLLLLTNMDTAMSEQGIKTVYTIARMRSKGMNATFLKAGYHYSGTLFRNTFISEGLESMNVYYKKLQ
- the ablA gene encoding lysine 2,3-aminomutase, producing the protein MENYRSRHNELTKQIDSDANLTNWQDWKWQLRNSIKKISTFETLTGITLDTQERKVLEETIEKFPLSITPYYLSLIETKDYKNDPIFLQSFADPRELIVQDWEKSDPLSEDKDSPVPGITHRYPDRVLFHVSNVCSMYCRHCTRKRKVGDNDYIPAKDQVQQGLDYIRSTPKVRDVLLSGGDPFMLSDEYLDWILTELRKIEHVEVIRIGSRMPVVLPYRITDELVAMLKKHHPVWVNTHFNHPRELTSSTRKALSKMADAGIPLGNQSVLLAGVNDCPRLMKSLVQKLVFNRVRPYYLYQCDLSEGLSHFRTPVGKGIEIMESLIGHTSGFSVPTYVIDAPGGGGKIPVMPNYLLSWSPHKVILRNFEGVITTYQEPHSYDDPGCDGNCEACDLQLKFDDANEYNSVGIWKLLSNWDETYSLTPENNERMERREETTNGVG
- a CDS encoding ferritin family protein, with amino-acid sequence MDLKEAFETAIKGEIEGRELYKAAADKTDDKKARDVFKMLADEEQTHLDTLVKLATEYSEGRDVTVPDLPKPSTFEDAESPIFTREFKDKVSDKHFEMASLSIGIKLELESEKFYKEMAQASDQDKLKEFFNYLADWERGHYDYLQKQIGFLDSYYKNKYSFFRF
- a CDS encoding DUF3592 domain-containing protein, whose product is MIPEGVMRLIYTLLLCVGAILIGLSVLMMQSVHAPEAYYHRTHGYVQASKSVGPKHYEVSIEYALPDSTTRVARGMVQSESVVVEGDRLIVHYNPYSPDEISLQTPPPMKPEYFIFFGILIGGLGFRLFIRSFFQHAKERFIRDNGRKIAPFTTEIDRTSVKLLWVIKIRAIRIHCSWKPLNGSEVLNFYSEPYPLSAGETLNLQNVRVYFLPQAPARYFIEV